The window aagaaaaatgaatggttgagatttaaacttaattagccgttagacacaatacaaataataatataataatatgtcttttcaaaatattttgtttaaaaagaaaccaataaagcaacttcacaatcttttaaaaaaaactagccgttagacacaaggaaaaataataatattaaagtcattttctttttaaattcattttctttataaaagccaataaaacataacaaaaagccataTTTGTTACTgcttcattgctccaagtggctttctctaattggttcgaattgaatgcttggtcgccacgtcaccatctcgggtatttttccgTTAAGCtttttttagcaatattttcttcatttgaacttcgatttgaGTGATTCAAGAGACGTtggaatcatttttccaagctctacaATAttgtctattcaaattaataaaattgtcaataaaaaaaatcagatttgttatcatcaaaacataaattagttgaataattaaaataaattaatttgagattaagggccaaaaagccaacaggTGAGTGCAACACTTAGGTTGGTAAGGCCAAACccgagaagagagagagataaagaGTTGAGTCAACGAAAGGAAACCCTAAACATTGTCCTCGAGTTAGGTTGTTGGACCaccaaagagaagaaagaaatgaggTCTTTACACCTCTAGGTGCCTCGTCTCATCAAGCAGTGTTTGGTGgcgaagaaagaaaaggagtcTTATACTCCAGAACATCTTGGTGCGAAGAGGCAACAACTTAGTGAAAGAATAAAGACATGTAGATCAGacttggttttattttatgcaagaaaaaaaaaggaatgcATTTGTAATTTGAGAACTATGTGAAAAGTGTTAAGTTAATAAGGAAggaattttatattattctattgtattttatcttttgtgtTTGAAGCTAAAGTTGTTTGGATCAAATTTTAAGAGCTTTTTTTCCATTGGAAAAGTAAAGAATTTTGTAAAGAGACAAATGAAGGGAGTTATTCCACTTAATAGGTGTACACTCGTCATCTTGGGAAGTGGATGTATGTCTAGGTGTCACAACACCATCTGGTTGCATGGAGTGACAGTTGGGGCGAGGAGTGacattattattgctaaaatagtcatccattgcaattttctcaatatttATGGCccgtataacaaaattagaaagCCCATGAAGCtagccattttttaaaaatattccaGGATTGACCttccttttcatcttctttcttttgaagcATAACTATGATGCTTCCTAAATTGAGTAGTTAGATTATGTGCTTAATGGAAGTTGTGTGAAACTAAAACGCAAATGAAATTTACATGAGTTGTATATATACTTGGAGTTTCATTAGATAAACTACGATCATAATGTAAAGggtaattaattacaattttgatCTCTAACCATcgtattatttattaattgataTCCAACagaaaaatgttgtttctaAATCTGAGAATATGTTTCCACCTATTGGATGATGTGAAATAGAGagaactttaaattattttaattttcaatactAAACAATTATGAGGCTAGAAATCTGTACTCCTTCACTTCATACTACTTCACAAAAACCTCACAATCTTTATTTTACGATAGGTTGCATGAGTCGCTCCTCtcttaatttatcattttgataTATGAAATCTCATGTTTATCAAATACAGTGTTTTGTGATGctcaaatcaatattaattcaaaagaGAATCTCACaaattcttttccttttagatGAAATATACTtcatatttatctaataataaaagttgacATATAAATCGAATGTCTCTAATCTTCAAAAGGGAAACTAACTTTTGACgttcatattttattcataGAGAATCATTCGTACATAGCtctaaaaaaggaaaaaaaagaaaaaaagaaaaaaagaaaactaaagaaaCGAATGATTTCATCATAGCATTTTCTAGATTcagattttttgaaaaatctagCCAAGCTATGgcaatattcttcttcttttccttccatAACTTTAGTTTACCAACCAGCCAACCATTTGGTATGTAAATCAAACTTATTTTCaggaatatttttaatataaattccATCATCTCTTACCGACCAAAAGCACCTTTGACCTTGACATCTATGTGAAAGCCAAGATTTAGAAATTGATTCTGGCCAAAACACTTCTAAAgcaatatgatttttttctttcttgtgcATGTAGCACCAGTACAATGTTGTTTGCCACAAATTCTTTCTGAATTTCCATGAAAATGTTTGAGCAAATCCTAGATTATGTTGTCCAAGATCATCATCTTTGGACTTACAATGAAGAAATAAGGATTGTTTGGTTTGCATGTCATTAGATATCTGCACACTCCAACGCTCAAATGGAGCTGCTATGCTTGTTTGAACCATGACTAATAATGCCATAGTaatcaaccaaacaaaaaccatGCAATATTTGAGGTTCTTCATAATTAGTTGTTGTGGCCGTTTTCCTAATGTTGGAAGCGTTGTAAAGAACACTCACGAAtaaataacaagaaacaattcaaaaagtttcagaagaaacaagaaacaattgTATTAAAAACTTTCACAGGAGTTGTTGCTTCAACGTTGCAAAGGCAAATGCTATTTATAGGATTTctgtataaataatttcatcttCTAACTTCCGTTCCattaaacataataaaactcttttttttcttaaccccattttaaattcatgaaaaacttttaaattaattgtcaTACGTTGTTATCAAACTTAATCCtcaacctaaataaaaacttaaatctTAATTCGTATATAACTTACACATAGGATTAAAGAGATTTGTCTTTCAAACGCTTAGAATAATAgctaagtttttttaaaaaagaataggaaaaaaagagttgaagaaaattatttagatttagctTTATATTACACAGTTTAGAGTGTGCTCGGAAAGTGATTAAATAGCATGTCAcgatttattttttcttttgttgtataaattacaaaagatttGAATCACAAACATCTTTAACAAGAGTTTCATCTCAGATAAATTATGTTTGTTCAAGCAATTTAGGGTATTTGGgttaaattttctttactcGGGCGATTTCAAATATGTACTACCATAGTCTCgtttataaaaagttattatattgGTTAtcatattagtattttttaagaaatgaaacaaGTCTACtagatcaatatttgcaagaggaaaatttatattacataattgaaaattcttcaattCAAATCATCATTTCTTGAGATGTAATATCATACTCCACCCCAAGATCACTTCCATATGACTGTCTAGAGACTTAACATGTTATCTAGCATGTTAAGAGCCTAGTAAGTGGATTACAATTACAACATCAATCATAATCAAGTTGAAACTTACGGTTCTCTTAATATTTAGCTCAGACTTACAATCTTAAGTTAACAGACAACAATAAACACAACGCAAGATAACAAACaacttctctttattaacttaacaaCTTGCGTTccaaatacaatacaatacaaGCTTTCTTAGAtacaaaactataaaatatggCTTCCAACACCTTGCGCAACATCACCCTTAAAACATATGGCTTACACCTTAACGAGTAACAGCTCGCCCTACCTTTATCAATTTGGCCTCAACGCCTTGATAACCTGGGGAAGAGAAGTTTAACACGAAATTCAAATACTTAGTGAGTGAATAGCCTCGACGCCTTGACTGAAGCGCATTTGGTCAACTTGTCTATGCCATGTGGTTTGCAGCACCACCATGGTTGTCGTTACTCATTATGTGCCCGTAATAGCTAGCTCATTGATAGGAATAAAGCTAATAGTTTACTCACATGCATACATAGAAGCATCAAACATGAACCcttagttttagaaaaaaaaaattcaataatcaaGTATAAACACCAACATCATTACAATACACGTTAAACATATAAGGACGACATAAGACTCTTGCAAAACATCCATTTGAGATGTCATTACCTTCTCATCTTAGGGAATGACCAAATGACAAGGCCATAACAAATATGATCCAACTTCTCGGAAAATCACATTGACACCTTCCCTTGCTGGAACAGGGACGAAGCAATCACCGTCCACAACCACGCCCGTTGAAACCTTCATGTTGTCACCCTCCATGTCATAGTTAAATATAGTTATAACCCTGAAGACATTCTCCTTGGCCCCCATCACTAGTAGACAAGAAGTCCCATCCTATAGTATATagtggaagaaaatataaacatattaatgtattgcataagaaaaatggaaaactatAGGAATAAAATTCATACTAACCTTCATTTTCGTCAAAGTCCTGGCTGATGCACTAAAATCTCTATTCTCATATATCCAACCTTTGCAGCACATAAGTGTTAATTGGTTAGATATTCaatcataagaaaaaaactacacaAATGTCTTTTACCTTATCTTGTTTTTCTCTCGTTAAGTCCTCTATTTCCACTTCTTGAAAAACTTGTCTATTTCCTTCTAATGTATCATTGTCATGAGCATCGTTCGTCAACATCAAATACTTCCTCCTCATACATAGCCACAATGGAAGGTCGTATATTATAGCAATCACGTGCCAACAACTATATTTTGTCGATAAATCTCCTTATGAATTGATGTCATTTGTGGACAACTCCAAGCTGAGATTTCTCAGTTTGAACCCAAAACTTGTCCACAAATGGCCTACCAACCTCCAAGATGTAGTATTGcttgtgaatatttttctaataattattctATGCATGCATTACTATCATGGATTTATCATGATAAACTCTAATTGAGCAACTACTAGACAACTCAATACGATTATGCGTTAAAAGGTGCATCCCTATTTATCCTATCGCGCAACTAAATCATGCAGTATAAACTATATAGTAAAGATATGCACAATATACTTTTTATCCTAACTATTTACACTAAGGTGCTTAGTGGTGCAAGGTGAGCATGGcgaaataatgaaaatggaCATTGAACACATTCTAGGCATGGTGAGGAAGTAACAGTTTAATTATCTAAATGCAATGAATtgtgttttaataatttaaggTGATATAAAGCATATTTTAACTCTGAATTAGGGCAAGCTATCTTTCTACGCTTTTGCCATACTTTCTCGCTTCTCAGGatccaaatatataaagttaagCTATGATTTATACCtagttaataattttatatgcATTTTAAGTAATTTCTCCATGATTAAGGTGGACAACCTCTTGGTGCTTTGGCCACACACATTGGAATTTATGTAATGTATGCGAAGGAAAAAATTGGCGATAAGATTGTATCACTACAACCTTCTCGCCACTCGCGTAGCTAAATGCATGTTCTCATTTGTCAAATGATTACAATCAATATCATTGTTTTTCTCTTGAATATACAATGTTTTTGACATCCACACTTAACTATGCAAAAATTAAAACGCAAACTCTATGATTCTATAGGTattaaaacacattttattGCTAACAAGTTAATCAAATAGATTAAAGAGGGCAAGTATAAAAAAGATGggagaatggaagaagaaatgcattgtattcataaaaataactttaggCCTTTCGGTCATGATGTCAATCttacaaagaaatataataaaaatacaaattggAATACAAAAGAAAGTGTCACGCCTTCGAGTATGATTTCTCAAACTCTTTGGCACTTATTTTTGCCTATTTGTCAGGAGCAACATGGAGGAGATgaactctctctcttttgttctAAACCCTCACCTAAAACTCAAGGGAAGAGAGAAGATGGGCGATGTAAAGAACTTGCTATCTGGCCAACTTGTGCACACCTTGTTTTGAAGTGAGAGGCTCAATTTATAGACGAGGCTTGATGTTGACAGGATGCCATGAGTCATTAATGCCTCTGAAAAGCTGCATCGGCATTGAGCATACATCTTTTgtgttatcttttttaattttgcacCAACCAAATTTGTCTGCTAGTGACTTATATCGCCTATAAATTATATCTTACCATTGATTCTTTATATGACACACGATTTCCACATTTGAAATATAGACACCTAATAGTACTAGAACGTTTGTCATTacgaaattgaaattgaatgaacACTTCCACTCCTAATTCATAGTCCCTAGACATCCTGCTGTCCATCATCCATGATCTGTCCATTAGAcgatattcaaattcaaatatctcAGAAGTTAGTTCTTAGCCAAACCTGTTTGCAGCAGAAATAGACAAGATACTTAGGTTATATATTTAGTAGTTTTGTTGTGGGggtttttctataaatttgaaCAGAAAATGtcatgaaagaaagaaagatatagcaaaggagaaaaaggaagacatgagaatttgaaaaaaaaaacttaaactaaTTACAACTTAAAATGAAGTAGTGAAGAGATAGTGTGATGAATTGATTCATACACACTAAATGTAGGGTAAGAATCCCAACAAATCTCAATTcaccccaaaaaaaaaatacacgaCTTAGGAAAAAGATAATAACCATTAATACTTTATTTAGGTGTTTCATCTTTAGTCAAGAAGTATCACATCCCACCAATAGGTAAGGGTGCCAAGAAAGAGAGATTTAGTAGACTTAAGAGAAAAGACATCAAtcctttttattgatttttttatgtgaGGCAACCACACCATATTCAAagcaaaaactaaaatcaaataaagaagTCCTTATTGGTTTCTGCGGGAACTCCACAACACACAAACTTAATTCTCAatagaaagtttgtatctacTACGACTTAGAATTGACTGAAAAATGCATAACCACTTACTATAGCAAAATCCTTacaataaaatagtaaaactatATTAACCCAACGAGTTAAATGGCCAACATTAACTATCTACCATTCTTTATGCTTCGTACATCTTCTTTCCACTCACACTTCAAccaaaaaataacataaaatggCTTGCTaaattcattagaaaaaaaatcaagctaACATAGTGAACATGAACAATAGCAAAATAATCTACTAGAATTGCATAAATCAGTTTTAAGAACCTACCAACAAGATAGTAACCAAAGTAAGAAATAAACTCACTATTCAAACCAAAGTTGAATGTGGTCGTTCTCCTAAGTTCATAGAGAATAAAAGCACACACATATACTAAACTTTCATGAAGTTTGACCTCAAATTTCACATGGTTCATTTTACTAAAGTTATCGTTGAcacacaaagaaaaattaagttctTAAACGCGGAGAGCTTGGGTTTATACTGCTTAATATTGGTTCTAGTTTTGGGCTATCACCagattgaaaaagaaatgaaattcaatattggttctatttttttgtttatatataggTCTCTTCCATAGTAGAAAAATCCTAAATTTACACATGACCAACGTGACAGACAACAATATTGGTCCTATTTTTGGGTTATATATAGTTCTCATCCCTAgtagaaaattcaaaactacatTAATGTAAAAGTTGTGGATGTCAATAATGACattttatgagattttttgtCACGttaattgataatatttttttgacattttatgagatttttcATCAcgctaattaataattttctttttcaacgtCAATCTCTACCTCTAACTGGCATGGTTCCCAACTAGACGAAACTGAACCAATataacttgaaaaaaatacctaacaaaaaaattactacagaaaaaatgtaaattagtCATAATATTGATAGACAAGTATCTTAGAATTacttatgaaattaaatataacataaagtCTGTCGGTGATAAACTAATATAATTGATAAACTAAAATACGAATCTATTAATTGTAGACTAATATCATTGGTATACTAACATCTGAATCTATTTGTGATAGACTAATATCAGTAACAAATAGTTTATGGATGAATACTCTTATCAATGAAGTAATGTGAGTCTATCGATGATGGACTTGAGATATGAGTCCAAATAATCaagtctattaatgatagataGACTAATATCGTTGATATACTAAAATTTGAGTCTCATTTGATTAGTAGTAGTACCTTACCAACAACTCCagaatagtatttttttatcttctttttcaaaaagaaaaaaagaaagaaagaaaaaatggtaaattacTCTGCATAGGGAAAAACAAGTCTAGcaaagttatttatttgtcATTCGTCCTTTTTCAACTCAACTGGCCGGCAACAACATCAGCTAACAGAAAGAATGTTCAGTAGTTTAAGCTAGAAATTGGCcagaaaaatataaacaaaaagttgGTACCATCTTTAGAACAATTTTTTACTCCATCACAGCAACTCCTCCAGCAGCTTTGATTTTTTCGATGATACCGTTTGCTTCCTCCTTGGTCACCCCTTGCTTGAGAATCGCAGGTACTTTCTCTACCAAGTCTTTTGCCTCCTTCAGACCCAAATTAGTGAAGGCCCTTACTTCTTTAAtcactttaatttttgaagCAGCATCAAACTTCTCTAGCTTCACGTCAAAagcagttttttcttttttctcttccacgTTGGAAGATCCTGCCGCTGCCCCTCCTTCCGGACCCATGTCCAAGCCATCCACTGAAATTTCCTGCAGCTTAGGATGTCTAAGTTTTTCGCCAAGTGTGGGACCAATCTGGCAACGCTCAGCAGCAGGCAGTGCTACAATTCTTTCAGCAAGCTCAATGATTTTATCAGAGGGTGGGGGCCTAGGGCCATATGGATCATAAAATGCTGGGTACTTGTATTTTTTCGGCTTGGCATTTGGGTCTCTAGGAGTAAAATCAGGCTGAAAGAAGCGGACCTGCGACAACCCAATTATTTTAGCAAATGTGGAACGGACTTGAAGGGATTGTGCAACTACAGTCAGCTTCATTATTCTTCAATTCAATATCAGTAAATTACTGAATCATAGAACAGAATCCCTGTGGAACACAAAAATAGACGAAAAGATAAGCACAAAACTTTAACGGTGGTATTTAGAATCCCTGTAGAAtacaaaaatctaaaatcaatTAACTGAACATAGAGAAAAAACTAGGACAGGGATCTGCAGAACACAAAAAGTTTGAAGTGTTACTGATTTTAACCATCGCTCACCTCTCACTTCACAATTTGTTTAGCACGCAGGATTGAATTGTCGACTCAACTCGACTCGactattttgtcaaaaaatctatatttggAAAGTTGAATCGAGTTATTTTGTCAAGGGAATTATTGTGTAGTCCCCAATTCTTCATACTTATAAAGAAAGGGGCAAGAAGGGGAATTCATGGAAGTATTCATCCGGAGGCTCATTGGAGAGGAAGAAACACCTGAGGGCCCCACTATGGTGCTTGTATAAAAAGTAATGTTTTTGGGATTTCTGAAGTTACGTTTTGTTTGGTAAATAGCTGCTGAGAGCATTTTAGGGAAAAGCTGCCAGCCTTCTCGAAGGAGCTAGGATATTTCCAATATCGTTCctatatattttccttttttgttttcttctttgattgaGTGTTAGCTTATGGAACTCTATTggtttattattcaatatacTATTTCAGAGTACAGTCTCAGGATTTTTTGAGTTTCAAGTTGGAGAGCCTCAACATTCTGCCTCAAACAATATCCATGGCACAAAAACAATTAGAAGAGAGAATGCAGTGAAGCGAGGAGGAAATTATGGGAATTAAGGAGATGATCCTCTCGCTaatgaaatttgttgaaaagttGGCGAAAGATGTGAAAGAAAACAACTCTATCAAGCGGAAAGAGGAACCGAGTACGTCTGATGGGTCAAGTGACTCAAAATGAAAGGTAAAGCTGATGAGACGGAGTTGACATCCTATCTTGGTGGGGAATCGATGGAGTTGACATCCCGTAAGTACGAGAAACTTGAGGTGCCAGTTTTTCAAGGGTGAATTCAGAGTCAAAGCTTTATAGAGTCAAGAATTACTTTGAAATCAATGATCTGGTGGAAGCAGAGAAGGTAAAGGTTGCACTGATCAGCTTCACTCCTGATGAGGTGGATTGGTTCCAATGGAGCAATAACAGGAGATAGGTGACTTCGTAGGAGGACTTGAAGAATCGGATGTTCGAACATTTTCGACCAACCGAAGAAGGGATTTGGGAGCAAGAGTGATAAGAATCAAGCACGAAGGGACCTACACAGATTATTTGAAGAAGTTCTTGAATTATTCTACACAGATTATTAGAGTGTATGATGGACGCCTTCGTGACGGGATTGGAGCCGAAATTACAAGCTGAAATCATGAGTACGCATCTGAAAACCTTAGAGAAGTCTATGAAGGAGGCCCAGTTGGTGAACGATAGATGTTGCCCTAAAATTAGCCTTCAATGAGCCGGGAACCCACGAACctagaaagaaagaagcacAATCCATTAAGAATGCTAGTTCTAATCTGGAGAAAAGTGGGCCAAAGGGAAACATAACTTGTACGTGACAGATATCCATACCCTTGCATGGGAATTACAGGAAGAGAGCCGCCGGTGAAGAGACTCTTCGACAACAAATTCCAGACACAACTTGATAAGGGATTGTGTTTCCGGTGTAATGAAAAGTACTCGCACGATCATCGTTGCAAGGTGAAAGAAAGCTATGAACTAATGTTTTTAATAATgaatgaagaggaagaaacGGATGAAGGTGTCGCCATGGAAGAAAACTAAGGTTGAAACAGTCGAATTGAAGATGATGGAAGTCACAGAGGAAATGGAAATTTCACTGCACAACATCCTCAAGTTTTTGGAAAAAGGGACTATTAAGCTATGAGGAGAGGTAAAGGAAAGAAGAGTGATTGTTCTAAATGATAGTGGTGCAAACCAAAACTTTATTCGTCAGAAAATGGTAGATCATTTAAGGTTACCAATTATAAAAGGAACTAAATTCGGAGTAACAATCGGAGATGGAACGGCAGTCGTGAGACCCGGAATTTGTAAGAATTGGGGAGAGTTTACCAAAATTCACCATTTGGAAAGATTTCTTAGCAATTGATTTGGGAAAAATGGATGTCATATTAGGAATGTCGTGGTTGTGCTCCGCTGGATTTACAGGAGTCCATCATGTTAACAGAGAATGgtaatcaaatttaacataGTACCAAggaacaaaatacaaaaaaacaacacaaattttaactaataatcatcaaagaaaacaaggaaGACAAggcaacaacaaaaaaattaaacacatatAGAGGAATgcacaacaaaaataaaataagaacaaaacaaaaaaaaaatgaacagaaTAGGAGGTTAACAATATAGTTGCAGTTTTTAATTGCCATAATGACCCCAAACGtttccaaatttaatatatctaACCCTCCTTAGTCCCCATTTTCACACACCAACCAAAAACACAGCCTCAGTCCTCACCGCTGTTTCTAATTCAATCCTTCTCTTAATTAACCATTTTCACACTCTCAATTGAAAAATGCAGTTGCTCCTCATCCATCATATTGCAAAGCATTTTACAAGCTCAATGATTATTCCTCTGAGTTTCTCAAAGGCATTCCCTCGGCCGACATGATTTTGTTACTGTTTATCAAAGCCCATTTAACTTGTACTTATGAACACTCCACTCCCCCAAACTTCTAAAACCAACAAGGAGACCTACGGAAAATAACTCTATTAAAACACAGTCACCTAACATTTTCTTCCACATATCACGAGCTCTATATCACATATGGGGAAAAATCACATTCACTTCACAACCTCAAAAACCCACCGACAACAAAAACTATGACTCAAGAACGTGGGTCTGAAAATGGAGCAGTACAGAGCACGGCCATGGCAGAGGGTAGATAGCAGGGTGCCTGGTATATAAATATCGAAGAACAAGTACAGAAAAGGATAGCAAAAGCGAAGAGATCGAAAAACAGTGAAATTTACTTTACTTTACTCATTGCTCAAAgaacaaatacaaaacaaatacattacTTTACTTGATACCTGACACTGGTTCTAAAGCGACCATGGTGGAGAATGACAAACTTAAAAGAATGACAAACCGagttggtttggtttggttcgGTTTTTTTCACCCTTAATATCCATTATATCAACAGAC of the Cucumis sativus cultivar 9930 chromosome 3, Cucumber_9930_V3, whole genome shotgun sequence genome contains:
- the LOC101206962 gene encoding uncharacterized protein LOC101206962 produces the protein MKLTVVAQSLQVRSTFAKIIGLSQVRFFQPDFTPRDPNAKPKKYKYPAFYDPYGPRPPPSDKIIELAERIVALPAAERCQIGPTLGEKLRHPKLQEISVDGLDMGPEGGAAAGSSNVEEKKEKTAFDVKLEKFDAASKIKVIKEVRAFTNLGLKEAKDLVEKVPAILKQGVTKEEANGIIEKIKAAGGVAVME